A window of candidate division KSB1 bacterium contains these coding sequences:
- a CDS encoding S1 RNA-binding domain-containing protein, with translation MVSLSDYGAFVELEKGVEGLIHISEMSWTQHIKHPSKVLAVGEMVDAKVLSIQKEERKISLGLKQLEPDPWESLAERYPVGSRHKGIVRNLTNFGAFVELEEGIDGLVHISDLSWTKKIRHPGEVVKKGDEIKVIVLNVDRDNRRISLGYKQTQDNPWDQFEDRYQVGTQVKGKVVRLIEKGLLAELPDGVDGFVPIFSAGQG, from the coding sequence GTGGTCAGTCTTTCAGATTACGGCGCTTTTGTTGAACTGGAAAAAGGCGTTGAGGGTCTGATCCATATTTCCGAGATGTCATGGACTCAGCACATCAAACATCCATCCAAGGTTTTGGCAGTGGGTGAAATGGTTGATGCCAAAGTTCTCAGCATTCAAAAAGAAGAGCGAAAAATTTCGCTCGGTCTGAAACAGCTTGAACCCGATCCCTGGGAGTCTCTGGCAGAACGTTATCCGGTCGGCTCGCGTCATAAAGGGATTGTACGCAATCTGACCAATTTTGGCGCCTTTGTTGAACTGGAAGAAGGCATTGATGGTCTGGTGCATATATCCGACTTGTCGTGGACCAAAAAGATTCGCCACCCCGGAGAAGTTGTTAAAAAAGGCGATGAGATAAAAGTTATCGTTCTCAACGTGGACCGTGACAACAGAAGGATTTCCCTGGGTTATAAACAAACACAGGATAATCCCTGGGATCAATTTGAAGATAGATACCAGGTTGGCACACAGGTCAAAGGTAAAGTTGTCAGACTGATAGAGAAAGGCCTGCTCGCAGAGCTTCCTGACGGCGTTGATGGGTTTGTACCCATTTTCTCAGCTGGCCAAGGATAA
- a CDS encoding acetyl-CoA carboxylase carboxyltransferase subunit alpha, producing the protein MPKVILDFEKPIVEIEKRIAELREFSLNEDIEIHREIERLEAKARKLRKDTYSKLNRWQRVQLARHPERPYTLDYVKRIFTDFMELHGDRNFADDPAILGGIAKLDGMPIAVIGHQKGRDTKEKIERNFGMPHPEGYRKALRIMKLAGKFHRPIITFIDTPGAYPGIGAEERGQGEAIARNMFEMSQLPVPIISVIIGEGASGGAIGIGVGDRVIMLENTWYSVITPEGCAAILFRDQSKNEQAAEAMKITAKDMLNLKLVDRIVKEPVGGAHCNFDQTANLLKKALV; encoded by the coding sequence ATGCCCAAAGTAATACTTGATTTTGAAAAACCAATTGTAGAAATAGAAAAGCGAATAGCTGAATTGCGTGAATTCTCTTTGAATGAAGATATTGAAATTCACAGAGAAATTGAACGGCTTGAAGCAAAAGCCCGGAAATTGCGTAAAGATACATATTCGAAACTGAATCGCTGGCAGCGCGTTCAACTGGCACGGCACCCGGAACGGCCTTACACGCTGGATTATGTCAAACGAATATTTACCGATTTTATGGAGCTGCATGGTGACCGCAACTTTGCGGATGATCCGGCCATTCTCGGCGGAATTGCAAAACTGGATGGTATGCCGATCGCCGTTATCGGCCATCAAAAAGGACGCGATACCAAGGAAAAGATCGAACGAAATTTCGGCATGCCTCACCCGGAGGGGTACCGAAAGGCTCTGCGTATTATGAAGCTGGCCGGTAAATTTCATAGACCGATCATTACCTTCATTGATACTCCCGGCGCTTATCCGGGAATCGGCGCAGAGGAGCGCGGTCAGGGCGAGGCCATTGCCCGAAACATGTTTGAGATGTCACAGCTTCCTGTTCCCATTATTTCCGTCATTATCGGTGAAGGGGCGAGCGGCGGCGCTATTGGAATCGGTGTGGGCGATCGCGTGATTATGCTGGAAAATACCTGGTACTCTGTTATCACACCGGAGGGATGCGCTGCCATCCTGTTCAGAGATCAATCCAAAAATGAACAGGCCGCTGAGGCCATGAAAATTACGGCCAAGGATATGCTCAACCTGAAACTGGTTGACCGGATTGTGAAAGAACCGGTTGGCGGCGCACATTGCAATTTTGATCAAACCGCCAATCTCTTAAAAAAAGCACTAGTTTGA
- the scpB gene encoding SMC-Scp complex subunit ScpB — translation MDTTKLAHILEALIFASDSPISLKQLSAIVKEASADNIEQALEQIKTDCENRGIVLKKIAGGYQFATRAEYAQWVGNMLETKASSRLSRAALEALAIVAFKQPISRVEVSAIRGVNSDGVMKKLLDLKLITIAGRDEGQGRALLFKTTTEFLQYFDINDISDLPRPKEIEELLAEGEGGKLLQELPEGISNDAEESSEDPDDKVESAAQNDENQ, via the coding sequence ATGGATACAACTAAACTTGCACATATTCTCGAAGCGCTTATTTTTGCTTCGGATTCCCCCATTTCCTTAAAACAACTCTCTGCAATTGTCAAAGAAGCATCTGCAGATAATATCGAACAAGCTCTGGAACAGATCAAAACAGACTGTGAAAACCGGGGCATTGTATTAAAGAAAATTGCAGGCGGTTATCAATTCGCGACCCGAGCAGAGTATGCACAATGGGTGGGTAATATGCTGGAAACCAAAGCCAGTTCCCGTTTATCACGGGCAGCGCTTGAGGCCCTGGCTATCGTCGCATTTAAACAGCCTATCAGCCGGGTAGAAGTTTCGGCGATCCGTGGTGTCAATTCAGATGGCGTCATGAAAAAGCTTCTGGACCTCAAACTCATCACAATTGCAGGACGGGATGAAGGCCAGGGACGCGCTCTGCTATTCAAAACCACGACTGAATTCTTGCAGTATTTCGATATAAATGATATTTCCGATCTCCCCCGCCCCAAAGAGATAGAAGAACTCTTGGCAGAAGGAGAAGGCGGCAAACTCTTGCAGGAATTGCCCGAAGGAATCTCCAATGACGCGGAAGAATCTTCCGAGGACCCGGATGATAAAGTTGAAAGCGCGGCTCAGAATGATGAGAATCAATAA
- a CDS encoding 4-hydroxy-3-methylbut-2-enyl diphosphate reductase — translation MNIIIDPHAGPCPGVERAIEMVEKHLDSERLTAIGPIIHNSVEVKRLEQKGLSTVEQDQVNDNRNLIQTNSVFIRSHGISSDLRTKLKKCADIIDGTCPKVTAIQKRIQSYYDKGYHIIITGKENHPEVEGLNGYCDGNATIIKNESDIESIPESEHYFLLSQTTFSQARFLELKEAVLSKFPNTEYKDTTCTQVRKRHETIHQFAATVDVLLLVGGKNSSNTRVLYNRARQINPRTYWIERFEEIDEIWLENSSTVGLTGSASTPVWQLLELQNKVSQLGLKKEE, via the coding sequence TTGAATATTATTATTGATCCGCATGCAGGCCCTTGTCCAGGTGTTGAACGGGCCATTGAGATGGTTGAAAAGCATTTGGATTCAGAACGGTTAACAGCAATAGGCCCGATCATTCACAACTCTGTAGAAGTCAAACGGCTCGAACAAAAAGGGCTGAGTACAGTAGAACAGGACCAGGTAAACGATAACCGGAATTTAATCCAAACAAATTCTGTTTTTATTCGGTCGCACGGCATTTCTTCCGATTTACGCACAAAACTGAAAAAATGTGCTGATATTATAGACGGGACATGCCCAAAAGTAACCGCGATACAGAAGCGAATCCAGTCATATTATGACAAAGGATACCATATCATCATAACGGGCAAGGAAAATCATCCTGAAGTTGAGGGTCTAAACGGCTATTGTGACGGCAACGCTACAATTATCAAGAATGAATCGGATATAGAGAGTATTCCAGAGTCGGAACACTATTTTTTGCTGTCTCAGACCACATTTTCACAAGCCCGTTTTCTCGAGCTAAAGGAAGCCGTATTATCGAAATTCCCGAACACAGAGTACAAAGACACCACGTGTACCCAGGTTCGAAAGCGACATGAAACTATTCATCAGTTTGCCGCCACTGTTGATGTTTTGCTGCTGGTCGGTGGCAAAAACAGCTCAAATACCCGGGTGCTTTATAACAGGGCCCGGCAAATCAATCCACGAACCTATTGGATTGAAAGGTTCGAGGAGATTGATGAAATTTGGCTTGAGAACAGCAGCACAGTAGGCCTTACAGGGAGCGCTTCCACTCCTGTCTGGCAACTGCTTGAACTACAAAACAAAGTATCCCAATTGGGACTTAAAAAGGAGGAATAA
- a CDS encoding pseudouridine synthase, translated as MIKLKARLRMMRINKYLAACGFGSRRSVEALITSGQVKINGKPVSDLSVQVNEEKDSVYVNDKKALLPNLDIYILLNKPRGYITTNKDERGRKSVIDLVDIKQRIFPVGRLDAQSEGLLLLTNDGEMANRLMHPRYKFSKIYRVKLDKPLDRADFLPIVKGIELEDGKTAPAKARWYTDEPDRVEIVLKEGKNRQIRRMFETLGYSVKSLKRITYGPLKLSGVKRGEWRYLNANEIRELKQQTCT; from the coding sequence ATGATAAAGTTGAAAGCGCGGCTCAGAATGATGAGAATCAATAAATATCTGGCAGCGTGCGGATTCGGCAGCCGAAGGTCAGTAGAAGCGCTGATCACATCCGGGCAAGTTAAAATTAACGGGAAACCTGTCAGCGATTTATCTGTACAAGTTAATGAAGAAAAAGACAGTGTTTATGTCAATGATAAAAAGGCTTTACTGCCGAATCTCGATATCTATATTTTGCTTAACAAACCACGCGGATATATCACAACAAACAAGGATGAGCGCGGAAGAAAAAGTGTAATCGACCTTGTCGATATTAAGCAGCGTATATTCCCGGTCGGTCGACTGGATGCACAGAGCGAGGGATTGCTCCTCCTCACCAACGACGGAGAAATGGCCAATCGTCTTATGCATCCGAGATACAAGTTCTCCAAAATATATCGAGTCAAACTGGACAAGCCACTGGATAGAGCTGATTTTCTTCCCATTGTGAAAGGGATTGAACTTGAAGACGGCAAAACAGCGCCGGCAAAAGCCAGATGGTACACCGATGAACCGGATCGGGTCGAGATTGTACTTAAAGAAGGAAAAAACCGACAAATCAGACGAATGTTTGAGACACTCGGTTATTCAGTGAAATCGCTGAAACGCATTACTTACGGACCCTTGAAACTTTCAGGCGTCAAGCGCGGTGAATGGCGATATTTAAATGCCAATGAAATTCGAGAACTGAAACAACAGACTTGCACGTGA
- a CDS encoding glycosyltransferase, producing the protein MDKKLSIVIVSYNVRAFLEQAIRSIQKAAHSLAYEILIVDNASSDGTVPFVEKEFPSVKIIGNSDNVGFAKANNQAIRESSGEYICLINPDTIVQEDTFTTLLKFFENQSDAGCVGCKILNPDGSLQLACRRSYPTPWVAFTKIIGLAALFPKSKLFGRYNLTYLDPEQTSRVEAISGSFMLVRRRVIQEVGGLDESFFMYGEDLDWCYRINQAGHSIYYVPSTQIIHFKGESSKKSPFQQRRLFYEAMRLFVKRHFHKTSALLPSWLLIAAIYISSFFSYVSTFAQKCIWPGIDFVMYTVSLGIAVFIRFNPEFPWQPFILVHIVYSTIWLLSFSGLGLYSKNKLSIGKTVSAVILGWMINSALTFFFKQYGFSRAVVLWAGLLNLILMPGWRFLITFLTQRGFSWIPKSLKNSLLSRQTLVVGDKSSTRNLVNRLRTVVNGIYAVKGIVLTGKEFESEIDDIPVIGLIDQLPQIIERESVHEVIFTTERVPYDKMLKAMAASKNLQINFKMVPNNLDVVIGKATLDYIDKVPFIDLEYKLHSGLNPFAKRVFDIFIALTGMVVTTPLYLIQRFLLGKTAKEQSIYLNNNRKRDVLFYTNNIFLNLQLYKTILTGGLSMVGRDLFRPVTQSSIAQTIKPGLAGLEQIHKQKQLTAKDRTRYHLYYLRNYSPVLDIELLLKSMIHKN; encoded by the coding sequence ATGGATAAAAAGCTCAGTATTGTCATAGTCAGCTATAATGTCCGGGCATTCCTGGAACAGGCGATCCGATCCATACAGAAAGCGGCGCACTCATTGGCCTATGAGATTCTCATCGTTGACAATGCCTCTTCTGATGGCACCGTGCCGTTTGTAGAAAAAGAGTTTCCATCTGTAAAAATTATCGGCAACTCGGATAATGTCGGTTTTGCCAAAGCCAACAATCAAGCGATCCGGGAAAGCAGCGGCGAATATATTTGCCTGATCAATCCGGATACGATTGTTCAGGAAGACACTTTTACAACATTGCTCAAGTTCTTTGAAAATCAATCGGACGCTGGATGTGTCGGATGCAAAATTCTGAATCCCGACGGCTCTTTGCAACTGGCCTGTCGCCGCAGTTACCCCACTCCGTGGGTTGCATTCACAAAAATCATCGGATTGGCCGCCTTGTTCCCTAAAAGCAAACTGTTTGGACGCTATAATCTGACCTATCTGGATCCGGAGCAAACGTCCAGGGTCGAAGCTATATCCGGCTCATTTATGCTGGTCAGACGCCGTGTTATACAAGAGGTCGGCGGTCTGGATGAATCCTTTTTTATGTACGGAGAAGATCTGGACTGGTGTTATCGAATCAACCAGGCCGGTCACTCGATCTATTATGTTCCCTCTACTCAGATCATCCATTTCAAGGGAGAAAGTTCCAAGAAAAGCCCGTTTCAGCAACGCCGGTTGTTTTATGAGGCCATGCGATTGTTTGTCAAACGTCATTTTCATAAAACCAGCGCTCTTTTACCTTCCTGGTTGCTCATTGCTGCGATATATATCAGTTCTTTTTTCTCTTATGTCTCGACGTTTGCGCAAAAATGCATATGGCCCGGCATTGACTTTGTTATGTACACAGTATCGCTAGGCATTGCTGTTTTTATTCGATTCAATCCAGAATTTCCCTGGCAACCCTTTATCCTGGTACATATTGTGTATTCAACCATCTGGCTGCTGAGTTTTTCCGGCCTGGGATTGTATTCCAAAAACAAATTATCAATTGGGAAAACAGTTTCAGCCGTTATTCTGGGATGGATGATTAACAGTGCGCTCACTTTCTTTTTCAAACAATATGGATTTTCCAGAGCTGTTGTGCTGTGGGCCGGCTTGCTGAATTTAATTCTGATGCCCGGCTGGCGGTTCCTGATCACCTTTTTAACCCAGCGGGGTTTCAGCTGGATTCCTAAATCTTTAAAAAATTCATTGTTGAGCAGACAAACCCTGGTGGTCGGTGATAAAAGCAGTACCCGCAATTTGGTAAACCGCCTTCGAACTGTGGTCAATGGTATCTACGCAGTAAAAGGCATCGTGCTCACAGGCAAAGAATTCGAGTCCGAAATTGATGATATCCCGGTGATTGGCTTGATTGATCAATTGCCTCAGATTATTGAACGGGAATCCGTGCATGAAGTAATCTTTACCACGGAACGCGTTCCCTATGATAAAATGCTCAAAGCCATGGCCGCTTCGAAAAACTTGCAAATCAATTTCAAGATGGTTCCCAACAATCTGGATGTGGTCATCGGCAAAGCCACGCTCGACTATATTGATAAAGTGCCGTTTATTGATCTTGAATATAAATTACATTCTGGCCTGAATCCTTTTGCCAAAAGAGTGTTCGACATTTTTATAGCTCTGACGGGCATGGTTGTCACGACCCCCCTCTATCTCATTCAGCGCTTTTTATTGGGTAAAACAGCCAAAGAACAGAGTATTTATTTGAATAATAACCGAAAACGTGATGTTCTTTTTTATACAAATAATATTTTTTTAAATTTACAGCTTTATAAAACCATACTGACCGGCGGCCTGTCAATGGTTGGACGCGACCTTTTCAGACCCGTCACTCAATCTTCTATCGCCCAGACAATAAAACCTGGACTGGCGGGACTGGAGCAAATTCACAAACAAAAACAATTAACAGCAAAAGACCGCACGCGTTATCACTTGTATTATCTGAGGAATTACAGCCCTGTTCTGGACATAGAGCTGTTACTCAAATCAATGATTCACAAAAACTAA
- a CDS encoding potassium channel family protein: MNFRSQKLDDIYYLNSQPTALHRLFYAAGLVITLILVGTFGYIFLEQWGFLDSLYMTVITLATVGFKEVHILSDSGRIFTIFLVIGAISIGGYAIGTIAAFLTEGQLFKLLRGRKMAKKSPILRNISLSAALVKLEGKFVATSIRPARPLLLLM; this comes from the coding sequence TTGAATTTTAGATCACAGAAACTGGATGATATTTATTATCTGAACAGCCAGCCCACCGCGCTGCATCGACTTTTCTATGCTGCAGGGTTGGTCATTACGCTTATACTTGTCGGGACTTTTGGTTATATATTTTTAGAACAATGGGGGTTTTTAGATTCACTTTATATGACAGTCATTACACTGGCCACTGTCGGATTCAAGGAAGTACATATTCTCAGTGATTCCGGCCGCATATTTACAATATTTTTGGTCATAGGAGCGATCAGCATCGGCGGATATGCAATTGGTACCATTGCTGCATTTCTGACAGAAGGCCAATTATTCAAACTACTCAGGGGACGCAAAATGGCAAAGAAATCACCCATCTTGAGAAACATATCATTGTCTGCGGCTTTGGTAAAATTGGAAGGAAAATTTGTCGCCACCTCTATCAGGCCGGCAAGACCTTTATTGTTATTGATGTAG
- the cmk gene encoding (d)CMP kinase, whose product MNTKKIITIDGPAGSGKSSTSKRVASELGYTYLDSGSMYRAVTLKVLELNINPQSDRQVQEIAEKAEIELISQNGQNQILLDGKDVTSEIREPKISKTISSVAANKGVRSILAEKQKEIGKYSGIVAEGRDMGTVVFPDADLKIYMTASIQARAERRYKQLLESGIKVDLDKLISEIRERDKMDSTRKHSPLRQADDSIILDTSNMSLDDQVNWIVDKAKALGANVS is encoded by the coding sequence GTGAACACAAAAAAAATCATCACCATTGACGGGCCGGCCGGTTCAGGAAAAAGCTCAACCTCAAAGCGTGTTGCTTCCGAGCTGGGTTATACTTATCTCGATTCCGGTTCCATGTACCGAGCGGTTACCCTGAAAGTGCTGGAATTGAATATCAACCCGCAATCCGACAGACAGGTTCAAGAGATTGCGGAAAAAGCAGAGATCGAGCTGATTTCTCAGAACGGTCAAAATCAAATCTTGCTGGATGGTAAAGATGTGACCTCTGAAATCCGGGAGCCCAAAATTTCAAAAACCATTTCCAGCGTGGCTGCCAATAAAGGTGTGCGCTCCATTTTGGCCGAAAAGCAAAAAGAGATCGGCAAATACAGCGGCATTGTAGCCGAGGGCCGTGATATGGGAACGGTGGTATTCCCCGATGCTGATCTTAAAATCTATATGACGGCTTCAATTCAGGCCAGAGCTGAGCGCCGATACAAACAATTGCTGGAATCCGGAATAAAGGTTGATCTTGACAAATTAATTTCCGAAATTAGAGAACGTGACAAAATGGACAGCACAAGAAAGCACAGTCCATTGCGTCAAGCCGATGATTCTATTATCCTCGATACATCCAATATGTCTTTGGATGATCAGGTAAACTGGATTGTTGATAAAGCAAAAGCTCTTGGAGCAAACGTCAGTTGA
- a CDS encoding segregation/condensation protein A: MPYKVKLESFEGPLDLLLFLIKKNEVDIYDIPISTITHQYLEYIDIIKMLDIEAAGDFIYMASTLMRIKAQMLLPRPEVEDDLEEVEDPRQELVYRLLDYKRFKKVANDLAEQEKTARHYHPRGHFKFEQGNIQEEIDNISKVSLYDLISAFKRLSQRREKVTFHRVQELSVNLEERIAHIMSELEKNTTMLFSSLFKESDDKIVWIVTFIAILELIRQKHIQATQNEVFGEIQLVYVNGYN; the protein is encoded by the coding sequence ATGCCATATAAAGTCAAACTTGAATCTTTTGAAGGTCCGCTGGATCTTTTACTTTTTCTCATTAAAAAAAATGAAGTGGACATTTATGATATCCCGATATCCACGATAACACATCAATATCTGGAATACATTGATATCATAAAAATGCTTGATATTGAGGCTGCGGGTGATTTTATTTATATGGCATCAACCCTGATGCGCATCAAAGCACAGATGCTCTTGCCCCGTCCTGAAGTGGAAGACGACCTTGAAGAAGTCGAAGACCCCCGTCAGGAGCTGGTCTACCGCCTTTTGGACTATAAGAGATTCAAAAAAGTCGCGAATGATCTGGCTGAACAAGAAAAAACAGCTCGCCATTATCATCCTCGCGGTCATTTCAAGTTTGAACAGGGAAATATTCAGGAAGAAATTGATAATATTTCCAAAGTTTCGCTATATGATCTTATATCAGCATTTAAAAGACTTTCTCAGCGTCGTGAAAAAGTAACCTTTCACCGGGTTCAGGAGTTATCTGTAAACCTCGAGGAACGGATTGCCCATATCATGAGTGAACTCGAGAAAAATACAACCATGCTGTTTTCATCATTATTCAAAGAATCGGATGACAAAATCGTCTGGATTGTTACATTTATTGCCATTCTGGAACTAATTCGTCAAAAACACATCCAGGCTACCCAGAATGAGGTTTTCGGAGAAATACAACTCGTATACGTAAATGGATACAACTAA
- a CDS encoding TrkA family potassium uptake protein, with the protein MCRHLYQAGKTFIVIDVDPERIDEAIQQDYLAAVGDASEDDILIKAGIKQAKTLMSAISNDTANVYLVLSARNLNENLEIIARSSGESSTKKLERAGADQIVSPFEMGARRMAAHIIQPEIIEFEDMFSVEKEYGLQVQKLKVQKSSQLIDKRLNESSLKAKTKGGLVIGIERDGNMLINPPGYTVIKSGDIFLAIGNDEQLELMRKILK; encoded by the coding sequence ATTTGTCGCCACCTCTATCAGGCCGGCAAGACCTTTATTGTTATTGATGTAGATCCGGAAAGAATTGATGAAGCCATCCAGCAGGACTACCTCGCTGCAGTTGGAGATGCTTCTGAAGACGATATCCTGATCAAAGCCGGCATCAAACAGGCCAAAACGCTCATGAGCGCTATTTCCAATGATACAGCGAATGTCTATCTTGTACTCTCTGCGCGCAACTTGAATGAAAACCTGGAAATCATTGCCAGGAGCAGCGGCGAATCTTCAACCAAAAAACTTGAACGCGCCGGAGCGGACCAGATCGTATCTCCCTTTGAGATGGGAGCCCGCAGAATGGCCGCTCACATTATTCAGCCGGAGATCATTGAATTTGAAGATATGTTTTCCGTTGAAAAAGAATACGGATTACAGGTACAAAAATTAAAAGTACAGAAAAGCAGTCAATTGATTGACAAACGCTTGAATGAATCATCTCTCAAAGCAAAAACCAAAGGCGGACTGGTCATCGGCATTGAGCGCGACGGAAACATGCTTATCAATCCCCCCGGATATACAGTTATCAAAAGCGGCGATATTTTTCTGGCCATTGGCAATGATGAACAATTGGAATTAATGCGGAAAATACTTAAATAA
- a CDS encoding S1 RNA-binding domain-containing protein, producing the protein MEETLNPKPLENADNDNDQADQTMAESETAQSASSATATNSDYAPETLSSDESVAEQANPGDVYHDKEKLDELEKEYSDSEFNEFSKLYEDTLIDFKQGEVVQGKVLAIGDKEVSVDIGFKSEGSVPIEEFDDPEELKIGDGVDVLIDEIEDADGHLVLSKKKADFMRTWEQVIKSYENDQILKGKCMRRIKGGIVVDLGGVDAFLPGSQIDVRPIRDFDSLIGQEMEFKIVKVNHLRKNIVVSHRVLVEEEMKGLREKILANLERGQILEGTVKNITDFGVFIDLGGVDGLLHITDLSWGRVSHPSEVVALDEKIKVVILDFNEKKDRISLGLKQLQPHPWEDVEKNILSVP; encoded by the coding sequence ATGGAAGAAACACTGAACCCTAAACCACTTGAAAACGCAGATAATGATAATGATCAGGCAGATCAGACCATGGCTGAGTCTGAAACGGCTCAATCTGCTTCAAGTGCAACAGCCACAAACTCCGATTACGCACCGGAGACATTATCATCAGATGAATCTGTAGCTGAACAGGCCAATCCGGGTGATGTCTACCACGACAAAGAAAAACTGGATGAGCTTGAAAAGGAATATTCAGACAGTGAATTTAACGAGTTTTCAAAACTGTATGAAGACACGCTGATCGATTTTAAACAGGGCGAAGTCGTTCAAGGCAAAGTTCTGGCCATCGGCGACAAAGAAGTTTCAGTAGACATTGGTTTCAAGTCCGAAGGCAGTGTTCCTATTGAAGAATTCGATGATCCCGAAGAGTTAAAAATCGGAGATGGTGTTGATGTTTTGATCGATGAAATTGAAGACGCAGATGGTCACCTTGTTCTTTCAAAAAAGAAAGCTGACTTTATGCGCACCTGGGAACAGGTGATCAAGTCTTATGAGAATGACCAAATTCTCAAAGGCAAGTGCATGCGGCGAATCAAGGGCGGTATCGTCGTGGATCTTGGTGGTGTGGATGCATTCCTGCCGGGTTCACAAATTGATGTACGACCCATTCGCGACTTTGACTCTCTTATCGGCCAGGAGATGGAGTTTAAGATTGTAAAGGTTAATCATTTGCGCAAAAACATCGTTGTCTCGCACCGGGTACTCGTTGAAGAGGAAATGAAAGGACTGCGCGAAAAAATCCTTGCGAATCTTGAGCGCGGACAAATTTTAGAAGGTACGGTTAAAAACATTACCGATTTTGGTGTGTTTATCGATCTTGGCGGTGTTGACGGACTGCTTCACATCACCGACCTGTCATGGGGACGTGTGTCGCATCCTTCGGAAGTTGTCGCTCTTGATGAAAAGATCAAAGTGGTCATCCTCGATTTCAATGAAAAGAAAGACCGGATTTCCCTGGGTCTCAAACAGCTGCAGCCGCATCCATGGGAGGATGTTGAGAAAAATATCCTGTCGGTTCCATAG
- a CDS encoding Yip1 family protein: protein MEHVIELIKDLLISPVNAWRHIKELELSKIDLFKKYLLYLAAIPAVSGFLGSSIVGQNVPFLGHYRVPFFAGLVWAILLYVFLLAGIYLIAFLTSAISPKLTGVKNENAALKLIVFSFIPYFILSVFSIVPALSGLQILSLYSIYLLYIGLPILLENSEEKSLTFTVVISLISIVVLAIVYAIAGSVIPQNLPPV, encoded by the coding sequence ATGGAACATGTCATTGAGCTTATCAAAGATTTACTGATTTCACCCGTCAACGCCTGGCGACATATTAAGGAACTCGAGCTTTCAAAAATCGATTTGTTCAAGAAATACTTGCTGTATCTGGCTGCAATACCTGCAGTATCAGGATTCCTTGGAAGTTCTATTGTCGGTCAAAATGTTCCATTTCTCGGCCATTACCGGGTTCCGTTTTTCGCGGGACTGGTTTGGGCTATTTTGCTGTATGTGTTTCTCCTGGCCGGCATTTATCTGATTGCTTTTTTAACCAGCGCAATCTCGCCCAAATTGACCGGAGTTAAAAATGAAAATGCAGCTTTAAAGCTCATTGTTTTCAGTTTTATTCCTTATTTTATTCTTTCTGTTTTTTCAATCGTACCGGCATTAAGCGGTCTACAGATTCTTTCTTTATATTCGATCTATCTTTTGTATATTGGATTGCCGATACTGCTGGAAAATTCTGAAGAAAAATCATTGACGTTTACGGTGGTCATTTCGCTGATTAGTATTGTTGTACTGGCGATTGTCTATGCAATTGCGGGATCCGTGATCCCGCAGAATCTTCCGCCGGTATGA